The following proteins are co-located in the Lepus europaeus isolate LE1 chromosome 15, mLepTim1.pri, whole genome shotgun sequence genome:
- the LOC133774370 gene encoding uncharacterized protein LOC133774370 has product MADEAARAAALSQQVLPLKTIEPTQVSREPPFLYSDQDLDTIQRLGAEYDEQIRVWRLGEKIVLPHQLAKEIITSLHQWTHLGYKKLKAALQEDRQSYYIPGLDSLAQQVTESCVPCAKVNARHLKLPEGARVRGDRPGINWEVDFTEIRPGSYGNKYLLVFVDTFSGWTEAFPTKRETAQVVVKKIIEEIFPRFGLPKLQARLRALQIIQNQVWKPLAAAYQPKTTTIPHP; this is encoded by the exons atggcagacgaggccgctagggcggcagccctgagccaacaggtgctcccgttaaagacaattgagcccacccaagtatcgagggaaccacctttcctctattcggaccaagacttagatacgattcagcggctcggtgcagagtatgatgaacaaataagggtttggaggctcggagagaaaatagtcttgccacatcaattggctaaagaaataattaccagcctccatcaatggactcatttgggatacaaaaagctaaaagcagccttacaggaagataggcagtcttactacatccccggacttgactctttagcccagcaggtgactgaatcctgtgttccgtgtgccaaggtaaatgccagacacctcaagctcccggagggagctagggtaagaggagaccgaccaggaatcaactgggaggtcgatttcactgagataaggccgggcagttatgggaataagtatcttctagtttttgtagacaccttctccggatggactgaggcattccccacaaaacgggaaaccgcccaggtggtcgtcaagaagatcatagaggagatcttcccccggttcggcttgcctaag ttacaggcccggttgagagcactccagatcatccagaaccaggtctggaaacctcttgcagcagcctaccaacccaagacgacaaccattccacatccttga